One window of the Mycobacterium xenopi genome contains the following:
- a CDS encoding DUF2563 family protein, which produces MRVTGIFGDFAVAEAAHQAISAGPSYHVRTLWGYQEISVELVPRRIMRHRFLLSRKGYSAKALRGLWYSYKT; this is translated from the coding sequence ATGCGCGTCACGGGCATCTTCGGCGACTTCGCCGTCGCGGAAGCGGCACATCAGGCGATCAGCGCCGGGCCCAGCTATCACGTGCGCACGTTGTGGGGTTATCAGGAGATCTCGGTGGAGTTGGTACCACGGCGAATTATGCGACATCGCTTTTTACTGAGCCGCAAAGGCTATAGCGCGAAGGCGTTGCGGGGCCTGTGGTACAGCTACAAAACATAG
- a CDS encoding TNT domain-containing protein (This protein contains a domain related to Tuberculosis Necrotizing Toxin, which is the C-terminal effector domain of outer membrane channel protein CpnT, and which has a lethal NAD+-glycohydrolase activity.), which produces MVQLQNIDLGKLIAAAGGDPWQINASLQSGRPAQIAELGQAFHNAGQCTAEADNAFVEAYRRFESSWNRDNGDHPINDSAEVQRTIRSLRGQAAQLPKIAVDLENIAASLAEAQRTCGVLISTLEAQLTDIDRRIGAAEELDRTGNLSAADQEAVDQLINSLELQAIDDTKSTLAQLQSIRAGYSDYLQKSLTNLRTDGYDPTAIQGLDADKTKDQVPDGIPPSGLEAGELADIKRVTNQAVVDQMAKVRAAQKAIDHALATAYTKGQGSPEGQAALARLPELKKNLADALNDLGKLPDYNNVDPTTVHTSPDGHFVFGYTADGQPMQVTGQLKNGTGEIFDQGTGTYYTFQGGKLVGTRTLDPGRAEATDEPLLTAVTLAVGAPELKAGGEAAWQGLKTLFTREGLASGVGITSDNVLPRAFAAAETRAAAAAQSLATDHPLPLSPTAAVDHPVPLTPSEHAAPPGHEPALAGGGAHTAPPPAYEVPPPLPSDSPLFDGYHPVEPGPEFTTADRRLVYPDDSLPTKPYAIPGTVIPNAQLSAGTELGRFGYPGGAYLAPDRTPFAQLSLPPDGLLKPYYRYVVDDPTKLPPGWHIEQSQAAPWFHQPGGGTQYRIIDEFGNNGSVEELVRWGFLRRIN; this is translated from the coding sequence GTGGTACAGCTACAAAACATAGACCTCGGCAAGCTGATTGCGGCCGCTGGCGGGGACCCGTGGCAGATCAATGCCAGCCTACAAAGTGGTCGCCCGGCCCAGATCGCCGAGCTTGGGCAGGCGTTTCATAACGCGGGTCAATGCACCGCCGAGGCCGACAACGCCTTTGTGGAGGCGTATCGCCGGTTTGAGTCGTCGTGGAACCGAGACAACGGCGACCATCCGATCAACGACTCCGCTGAAGTGCAGCGGACCATCCGATCGCTCCGTGGGCAGGCGGCCCAATTGCCCAAGATCGCCGTCGACCTGGAGAACATCGCGGCCAGTCTCGCTGAGGCGCAACGAACCTGCGGTGTGTTGATCTCGACTTTGGAGGCGCAATTAACAGACATCGACAGGCGGATCGGCGCGGCCGAAGAACTCGACAGGACCGGCAACCTCTCCGCTGCGGATCAGGAGGCAGTTGACCAACTTATAAACAGCCTCGAACTCCAAGCTATTGACGACACCAAATCGACGCTGGCCCAGCTACAGTCCATTCGAGCCGGCTACTCGGACTATTTGCAGAAGTCGCTGACCAACCTGCGCACCGACGGATACGACCCGACGGCGATCCAGGGGCTAGACGCCGACAAGACCAAAGACCAAGTGCCTGATGGCATTCCACCGTCCGGGCTCGAGGCCGGCGAGCTGGCCGACATTAAACGGGTCACTAATCAGGCTGTGGTGGACCAGATGGCCAAGGTGCGCGCGGCACAAAAAGCCATCGACCACGCCCTGGCCACCGCATATACCAAAGGCCAAGGCTCCCCGGAAGGCCAGGCGGCGCTTGCGCGCCTGCCTGAGCTGAAGAAGAACCTCGCCGACGCGCTCAATGACTTAGGCAAGCTGCCCGACTACAACAACGTCGACCCGACCACGGTCCACACCAGCCCGGATGGCCATTTTGTGTTCGGCTACACCGCCGATGGCCAGCCCATGCAGGTCACCGGTCAGCTCAAGAATGGCACGGGCGAAATCTTCGACCAGGGCACGGGCACCTACTACACCTTCCAAGGCGGCAAGCTCGTCGGAACCCGCACGCTCGACCCGGGCCGCGCCGAAGCCACCGATGAGCCGCTTTTGACCGCCGTCACCCTGGCCGTCGGCGCACCGGAATTAAAGGCAGGCGGCGAGGCGGCCTGGCAGGGGCTCAAAACTCTGTTTACTCGCGAAGGCCTCGCCTCTGGCGTCGGCATCACCTCCGACAACGTCCTGCCTCGCGCCTTCGCAGCGGCCGAGACCCGCGCCGCGGCCGCCGCGCAAAGCCTCGCAACCGACCACCCGCTGCCGCTTTCGCCCACCGCCGCCGTTGACCATCCCGTTCCACTAACTCCAAGCGAGCATGCCGCGCCACCCGGCCACGAGCCGGCCCTGGCGGGCGGCGGAGCCCATACTGCACCGCCTCCCGCTTACGAGGTGCCGCCTCCGCTGCCGTCCGATTCACCACTGTTCGATGGATATCACCCGGTAGAACCCGGTCCAGAATTCACCACGGCTGACCGCCGCCTCGTCTACCCGGACGACAGTTTGCCCACCAAGCCGTATGCAATACCCGGCACCGTCATTCCCAACGCCCAACTGTCCGCAGGGACCGAACTCGGCCGTTTCGGCTACCCGGGAGGCGCTTACCTAGCCCCGGACAGAACGCCCTTCGCCCAGCTGTCGCTCCCCCCAGACGGTCTCCTAAAACCCTATTACCGCTATGTGGTAGACGACCCGACGAAGCTCCCACCCGGCTGGCATATCGAACAGTCGCAGGCGGCACCCTGGTTCCACCAGCCCGGCGGCGGCACACAATACCGAATTATCGATGAATTCGGGAACAATGGTAGTGTTGAGGAACTCGTCAGGTGGGGATTCCTGAGAAGGATTAATTAA
- a CDS encoding DUF5632 domain-containing protein, with the protein MRRPDTVPTPSPTPAGVGEQAALAAAGGTTAGAASAATTAKARLQRLVDFVARQEPRLNWAAGDRPDGTTVLVTDLASGWIPPEIDIPVGMQLRDPAKRRGDLESLLGEVTVTASYTRLHQVPPACSEHSG; encoded by the coding sequence ATGCGTCGACCCGACACAGTGCCCACGCCCTCGCCAACGCCGGCCGGAGTCGGCGAGCAGGCCGCCCTCGCCGCGGCGGGCGGTACCACTGCCGGGGCCGCCTCCGCGGCAACAACTGCGAAGGCACGGCTGCAGCGGCTTGTCGACTTCGTCGCCCGCCAGGAGCCGAGGCTCAACTGGGCCGCCGGCGACCGGCCCGATGGTACTACGGTCCTGGTGACCGACCTTGCCAGCGGCTGGATTCCACCGGAAATCGACATCCCGGTCGGTATGCAACTTCGCGATCCGGCCAAGCGTCGCGGTGACCTAGAAAGCCTTCTTGGCGAGGTGACCGTCACTGCCAGCTACACACGCCTACACCAGGTGCCCCCCGCGTGTTCGGAGCATTCAGGGTGA
- a CDS encoding IS3 family transposase (programmed frameshift): protein MAIRYDENTKARAVRLVREHRDDYDSEWAAMRAIAGRLGMSAETLRKWVRQAEVDAGEAAGTSSQEKQELRELRRKNRELEATIEILRAATKFLRAGVRPATPLICAFIDEHKSTYGVAPICRALVVHGVQIAARTCWAHRASAPSKRALWDTTITEVLAGYYEPDADGKRPPESLYGSLKMWAHLQRQGIPVARRTVERIMRHNGWRGVTRARRAPRTTESDPAATRAPDLVGRQWRVGAPNLLLVADFTYVAMTRGFGYTAFVVDAYAGLIPGWECSLRKDTGFVERALRHAAAFRVRQGHPFDDAIHHSDAGSQYTAIHYGETLMLEGMIPSVGTVGDALDNALCETTIGLYKTECVGEGSPFRAGPINTLADLEDMTSAWVAWYNQHRLMHRTNRRPPAEAEAEYYARLRTGMHTGHTE from the exons ATGGCGATCAGGTACGACGAGAACACCAAGGCCAGGGCGGTGCGGTTGGTCCGGGAGCACCGCGACGACTACGACAGCGAGTGGGCGGCGATGAGGGCGATCGCGGGCCGGCTGGGGATGAGTGCGGAGACGCTGCGCAAGTGGGTGCGCCAGGCCGAGGTCGACGCTGGCGAGGCGGCCGGGACATCAAGCCAGGAGAAGCAGGAGCTGCGTGAGCTGCGCCGCAAGAACCGCGAGCTTGAGGCCACTATCGAAATACTAAGAGCTGCAACGA AGTTTCTTCGCGCGGGAGTGCGACCCGCTACACCGCTGATCTGTGCGTTCATCGACGAGCACAAGAGTACCTACGGGGTCGCACCGATCTGCCGGGCACTGGTGGTGCACGGCGTGCAGATCGCCGCGCGCACCTGCTGGGCGCACCGCGCCTCTGCGCCGTCGAAACGGGCTCTCTGGGATACCACGATCACCGAGGTCTTGGCCGGTTACTACGAGCCCGATGCCGACGGCAAACGCCCGCCGGAGAGCCTGTACGGCAGCCTGAAGATGTGGGCGCACCTGCAGCGCCAGGGCATCCCAGTGGCGCGGCGCACGGTGGAACGCATCATGCGGCACAACGGCTGGCGCGGGGTGACCCGTGCTCGCCGCGCACCGCGCACCACCGAGTCCGATCCAGCCGCGACCCGGGCGCCGGACCTGGTGGGCCGGCAGTGGCGGGTCGGCGCGCCCAACCTGCTGCTGGTGGCTGACTTCACCTACGTGGCGATGACCCGCGGGTTCGGCTACACAGCGTTCGTCGTCGACGCCTACGCCGGGCTGATCCCTGGCTGGGAATGCTCGCTGCGGAAAGACACCGGCTTTGTCGAGCGAGCCCTGCGTCACGCGGCAGCCTTCCGTGTCCGACAAGGCCACCCATTCGATGACGCGATTCACCACTCTGATGCCGGAAGTCAATACACCGCAATACATTACGGCGAGACTTTAATGCTCGAAGGGATGATTCCATCGGTCGGCACCGTAGGTGACGCGCTAGACAACGCACTGTGCGAGACGACGATCGGGCTGTATAAAACCGAGTGCGTAGGCGAGGGTTCACCGTTCCGCGCCGGGCCGATCAACACCCTGGCCGACCTGGAAGACATGACCTCGGCGTGGGTGGCATGGTACAACCAACACCGCCTCATGCACCGCACTAATCGGCGCCCGCCAGCCGAAGCCGAAGCCGAGTACTATGCTCGACTCCGCACCGGAATGCACACCGGTCACACAGAATGA